From the genome of Bacteroides sp. MSB163, one region includes:
- a CDS encoding fucose isomerase, whose translation MVLNLITFASLLHKQASILGSHELILNELEKYFTVNIVEYQNINKLTKDDFSLLFIATGGVERLVIQHFESLPRPAILLADGMQNSLAAALEISSWLRGRGMKSEILHGELPEIIKRIFVLHSNFKAQRALSGSRIGVIGSPSSWLVASNVDYLLSKRRWGIEYTDISLERVYEYYNQITDDEVGEACAAFAGKALACREATPEDLIKAMRLYRAIKRIVEEEKLSALTLSCFKLIEQTGTTGCLALSLLNDNGIIAGCEGDLQSVFTQLAVKVLTGKASFMANPSMINARTNEIVLAHCTVGIAQTEQYIIRSHFETEMGIGIQGILPTGQVTLVKCGGECLDEYYLSTGTLTENTNYINMCRTQVRIKMDTPAEYFLKNPLGNHHTLIQGNYEILLDEFLQANGCKRVE comes from the coding sequence ATGGTATTAAACCTGATAACATTTGCATCGTTGCTTCATAAACAAGCATCCATTCTCGGCTCACACGAACTTATATTAAACGAACTGGAGAAATATTTCACTGTAAATATTGTAGAATATCAAAACATAAACAAACTCACTAAAGACGATTTCAGCCTGCTTTTCATTGCTACCGGCGGTGTAGAACGGTTGGTTATCCAGCACTTCGAGTCTCTGCCCCGCCCTGCAATCTTACTGGCAGACGGTATGCAAAACTCACTGGCCGCCGCTCTCGAAATCTCATCCTGGCTACGTGGCCGGGGTATGAAAAGTGAAATCCTCCACGGAGAACTACCCGAAATCATCAAACGTATCTTCGTACTCCACAGTAACTTCAAAGCCCAACGGGCACTTTCCGGATCGCGTATCGGCGTAATAGGCTCCCCCTCTTCCTGGCTTGTTGCCAGCAATGTAGATTACCTTCTCTCCAAACGGCGCTGGGGAATTGAATACACCGACATATCCTTGGAACGCGTTTACGAGTATTACAATCAGATCACAGATGATGAAGTGGGCGAAGCCTGCGCTGCTTTTGCCGGTAAAGCGCTTGCCTGCCGCGAAGCTACACCGGAGGATCTGATAAAAGCCATGCGTCTGTATCGCGCCATTAAACGGATTGTGGAAGAAGAAAAACTGAGCGCACTCACTCTGAGTTGCTTCAAGCTCATAGAACAAACCGGAACCACCGGATGCCTCGCTCTCTCCCTATTGAACGATAACGGTATCATTGCCGGATGCGAAGGTGACCTGCAATCTGTCTTTACCCAACTTGCCGTAAAAGTGCTGACCGGCAAGGCTTCGTTCATGGCAAACCCTTCCATGATCAATGCACGTACCAACGAAATCGTACTTGCTCACTGCACCGTAGGTATTGCACAAACCGAACAATACATTATCCGCAGCCATTTTGAAACTGAAATGGGCATCGGCATTCAAGGAATCCTGCCTACAGGCCAGGTGACACTGGTAAAATGTGGCGGAGAATGCCTAGACGAGTATTACCTGAGTACAGGCACCTTGACCGAGAACACCAACTACATCAATATGTGCCGCACACAGGTACGTATAAAAATGGACACACCGGCAGAGTATTTCCTCAAAAATCCATTGGGAAACCACCATACCCTGATACAGGGGAATTACGAAATACTGCTGGATGAATTCCTGCAAGCGAACGGATGCAAAAGAGTTGAATAA
- a CDS encoding four helix bundle protein has product MKENLLKAKSMLLAIRIVNLYKYLRDVKQEYVISKQLLRSGTSIGANISEAIYAESHADFIHKYFISQKECSETGFWLELLYNTNYMKEDEFCSINEDCIEMQKLLTSTLLSLKNHPQIPNT; this is encoded by the coding sequence ATGAAGGAGAACTTGTTAAAGGCTAAATCTATGTTGTTGGCTATTCGTATTGTAAACTTGTATAAGTATTTACGGGATGTAAAACAAGAATATGTTATATCCAAACAACTTCTGCGTAGTGGTACCTCTATAGGAGCCAATATTAGTGAAGCTATATATGCGGAATCTCATGCTGATTTTATACATAAATACTTTATATCCCAAAAAGAATGTTCCGAAACAGGCTTTTGGTTAGAATTGCTATATAATACAAACTACATGAAGGAGGATGAATTCTGTTCTATTAATGAGGATTGTATAGAAATGCAGAAACTTCTGACCTCCACCCTTCTGTCCCTCAAAAACCACCCCCAAATACCTAATACTTAA
- a CDS encoding ABC transporter permease, with protein MTLSLFLARRIYRDSDAGKQVSRPAVLIALIGVAIGLAVMIITVSVIVGFKNEVRGKVIGFGADIQITNSDAARSYETRPVVVNDSVISVLSEYPEVKHVQRYSTKPGMVKTAEDFQGMVLKGIGPEFDPAFFREHLVEGELPQFSDTASSNRVVISKALATKLRLKLGDKIDTYYIQDDIRARRLQIVGIYQTNFSEYDNLFLLTDLYLVNRLNNWEPGQVSGAELQVRDYDRLEEITYQIAADLNGIEDKYGEDYCVRNVEELNPQIFSWLSILDVNIWVILILMTGVAGFTMVSGLLIIIIERTSMIGILKSLGANNTTIRKVFLWLSVFLIGKGMLWGNAIGLAFYFLQKWFGIFKLDPETYYMDTVPVSFSILLFLLLNIGTLLASVFMLLGPSFLITRIHPANSMRYE; from the coding sequence ATGACCCTTTCCTTGTTTTTAGCCCGACGTATTTATCGCGACAGCGATGCCGGAAAGCAAGTTTCCCGTCCTGCCGTGCTCATTGCCCTGATAGGTGTTGCTATCGGTCTGGCGGTGATGATTATCACGGTGTCGGTGATTGTTGGGTTCAAGAACGAAGTGCGTGGTAAAGTAATAGGTTTTGGTGCGGACATTCAGATAACGAATTCGGATGCTGCGCGTTCCTATGAGACGCGTCCTGTGGTGGTGAATGACAGTGTCATCTCCGTCCTATCCGAATATCCTGAGGTGAAGCATGTGCAGCGCTATTCTACCAAACCGGGTATGGTAAAGACTGCCGAGGATTTTCAAGGCATGGTTCTGAAGGGGATAGGACCAGAGTTTGATCCTGCCTTTTTCCGTGAACATCTGGTGGAAGGGGAGTTACCGCAGTTTAGTGATACGGCTTCTTCCAATCGGGTAGTCATTTCTAAGGCACTGGCTACAAAGCTGAGGTTGAAACTCGGAGATAAGATAGATACCTATTATATCCAGGATGATATTCGTGCTCGCCGTTTGCAGATTGTAGGAATCTATCAGACTAACTTCTCGGAATACGATAACCTTTTTCTCCTTACCGATTTATATCTTGTAAACCGCCTCAACAACTGGGAACCGGGGCAAGTGAGCGGTGCAGAATTGCAGGTACGAGATTATGATCGTCTTGAAGAGATCACCTATCAGATTGCTGCCGACCTGAATGGAATAGAGGATAAGTACGGAGAAGACTATTGTGTGCGCAACGTCGAGGAACTGAATCCTCAGATATTTTCCTGGCTCAGTATTCTGGATGTGAATATCTGGGTAATATTGATATTGATGACAGGTGTAGCGGGTTTTACCATGGTGTCCGGTTTATTGATTATCATCATCGAACGTACTTCCATGATCGGCATACTGAAGTCTCTTGGCGCTAATAACACCACCATACGAAAGGTATTCCTTTGGCTCTCAGTTTTTCTTATCGGAAAAGGTATGCTATGGGGTAATGCCATCGGACTGGCATTCTATTTCCTGCAAAAGTGGTTTGGAATCTTCAAGCTTGATCCTGAAACGTATTATATGGATACTGTTCCTGTATCTTTCAGTATCCTGTTGTTCTTATTACTGAATATTGGTACTTTGCTGGCATCCGTTTTTATGCTTTTAGGACCTTCTTTCCTGATTACACGCATCCATCCTGCCAATTCTATGAGATACGAATAG
- the bioD gene encoding dethiobiotin synthase, with protein sequence MEKNVYFISGIDTDAGKSYCTAYHACQLIGSGKRVITQKFIQTGNVGYSEDIDLHRRLMDIGMTEEDREGLTMPEIFSYPCSPHLAARIDNRPIDFGKIERATQELARRYDVVLVEGAGGLMVPLTEDYLTIDYITEKQYPLIFVTSGKLGSINHTLLSFEAIRSRGIQLDTVLYNLYPTVEDTTIQEDTMQYIHRYLDKYFPESKFVVVPVV encoded by the coding sequence ATGGAAAAGAATGTGTATTTTATCAGCGGTATCGATACAGATGCCGGAAAATCTTATTGTACAGCCTATCATGCCTGTCAACTGATTGGCAGCGGTAAACGTGTTATCACGCAGAAATTCATCCAGACAGGTAACGTCGGCTATTCCGAGGATATAGACCTGCACCGCCGTCTCATGGACATCGGCATGACGGAGGAAGACCGTGAGGGATTGACCATGCCTGAGATATTCTCTTATCCCTGCTCCCCTCATCTGGCTGCACGCATCGACAACCGCCCGATTGACTTCGGAAAGATAGAACGTGCCACGCAAGAACTTGCCCGACGCTACGATGTGGTGCTTGTGGAAGGTGCAGGCGGATTAATGGTTCCGCTTACCGAGGATTACCTGACGATTGATTACATTACAGAAAAACAATATCCGTTGATATTCGTGACTTCCGGCAAACTGGGAAGTATCAACCATACATTGCTCAGCTTCGAGGCAATCCGAAGTAGAGGAATACAACTGGATACGGTGCTGTATAATCTCTATCCTACCGTAGAAGATACTACAATACAAGAAGATACGATGCAGTATATCCACCGGTATCTGGATAAGTATTTCCCGGAAAGCAAGTTTGTGGTGGTACCTGTCGTATAA
- a CDS encoding pimeloyl-ACP methyl esterase BioG family protein: protein MKQVHIIKDRHPRLLLFFAGWGADETPFKDYQPADSDYMLCYDYRTLEFDASLLKRYREINVIGWSMGVWAATQVMGKLQETDTALVIKNSIAINGTPYPIDDTCGIPTAIYHGTLEGLTGPSLHKFLRRMCFNGEAFKEFLNITPKRPLEELKEELVEIERMYLSLPAASFYWQQAVVGNNDRIIPPDNQLNAWQKEEENNRKSIRVHYTEDAHYQVELFRYYLQEIWTKD from the coding sequence ATGAAACAAGTTCATATCATAAAAGACAGGCATCCCCGACTATTATTATTCTTTGCCGGATGGGGAGCTGACGAAACACCGTTCAAAGATTATCAACCTGCGGACAGTGACTACATGCTCTGCTATGATTACCGGACGCTGGAGTTTGACGCATCCTTGCTGAAAAGATACCGTGAGATCAACGTCATCGGATGGTCAATGGGAGTATGGGCGGCAACTCAGGTAATGGGTAAATTGCAGGAAACGGATACAGCTCTCGTCATTAAAAACAGTATAGCCATCAATGGAACCCCCTATCCTATTGATGATACATGCGGTATTCCGACTGCAATCTATCACGGAACCCTGGAAGGTTTGACCGGTCCTTCCCTACATAAGTTTTTAAGAAGAATGTGCTTCAACGGGGAGGCTTTCAAAGAGTTCCTGAACATTACGCCCAAGCGACCGCTAGAGGAACTGAAAGAGGAACTGGTGGAAATAGAACGTATGTATCTCTCACTACCCGCTGCTTCGTTCTATTGGCAACAAGCGGTAGTGGGAAACAACGACCGCATCATTCCTCCCGATAATCAATTGAATGCCTGGCAAAAAGAAGAAGAGAATAACCGGAAAAGCATACGGGTGCATTACACGGAAGATGCCCATTATCAAGTAGAACTGTTCCGATACTATTTGCAGGAAATATGGACAAAAGACTGA
- a CDS encoding ATP-binding protein: MKRRLFLVMLIGLFPCIVFAGHLYAAERTYNVLFIQSYNHRTPWNDRLTEGVRDGLSRGGIKAKVTTEYLDADYWTFASECVIMRRICERARQKNTDIIITSSDEAFYTLMHCGDSLPYKLPVVISGIKYPNEKLISKLPNVCGYTSKIDFVHLLENARRVFPNRTEVICVSDSSLLGLKGAAELERIWPNFQELHPEYKMKVMNVQSQAPNPVISSICYDYNAYNRIVIAPKWTPFLSFIGKNSKAPVFAGQSLALTNGVFCVHDMEPYEGANAAGKCAAQVLQGAIPSVVGVVDLPGKLLYDFKQLEFFRVNSDKVSDSGIIMNAPLMERYRIWFVLFYSVVVGALVFLVIWLYRLNRHESRRRMHAQTRLLIQNRLVEQRDEFDNIFCSIRDGLITYDTDFRIHFVNRALMLMLELDPDTHTARSYEGQMAGSIFHIYSNGEDILQSLLKQVRTERRVIPIPEKAFMQEVHNGTYFPVSGEIVPIYSKNKMTGMAICCRNISEEEMHKRFFNLAVDASSVYPWQYDIRTHSFHFSGALLDYFGLPGKQTILRKELELFIHSDDLEEARRHFTAIFKGEEMDTRMSFRMRSGEGKYEWWEFRSASYNGLDSEAPYMVLGVCQSIQRYKATEEELIAARDKALQADTLKSAFLANMSHEIRTPLNSIVGFSDLLKDIEAFSPEEVKQFVDTINTNCTLLLALINDILDLSRIESGSMDFRFAGYNLTFVMQQIYDSQRLSMPQGVELVMKLPEGESKSIVTDSVRLKQVINNFINNAKKFTTQGSITFGFQTEDPGYTVFFVEDTGSGISEENQRRIFERFYKVDSFTQGAGLGLSICQTIVERFRGEINVSSELGKGTRFTVRVPDFNE, translated from the coding sequence ATGAAGAGACGCTTATTCCTCGTGATGCTGATAGGCCTGTTTCCTTGCATTGTTTTTGCCGGACATCTTTATGCTGCAGAACGTACATACAACGTGCTTTTCATCCAGTCATATAATCACCGTACTCCCTGGAATGACCGTTTAACGGAAGGAGTGCGTGATGGTCTGTCACGTGGAGGTATAAAAGCGAAAGTTACAACAGAATATCTGGATGCTGATTACTGGACTTTCGCATCTGAGTGTGTCATTATGCGGCGTATTTGTGAACGGGCACGTCAAAAGAATACGGATATTATTATTACAAGCAGTGATGAGGCCTTTTATACATTGATGCATTGTGGAGATTCCCTACCTTATAAACTACCGGTTGTGATATCGGGTATTAAATATCCCAATGAAAAGCTGATCTCGAAGTTACCCAATGTTTGTGGGTATACATCCAAGATTGATTTCGTGCACCTACTCGAAAATGCACGTCGTGTATTTCCCAATCGTACAGAAGTTATTTGTGTTTCGGACAGTAGTCTTTTAGGACTTAAAGGTGCCGCTGAACTGGAGCGTATATGGCCCAATTTCCAGGAACTTCATCCGGAATATAAGATGAAAGTAATGAATGTACAGTCACAGGCTCCTAATCCTGTCATTTCCTCTATTTGTTATGATTATAATGCCTATAACCGCATTGTCATTGCCCCCAAATGGACACCTTTCCTTTCTTTCATCGGAAAAAACTCTAAAGCTCCGGTTTTTGCCGGACAAAGTCTGGCATTGACTAACGGAGTATTCTGTGTGCACGATATGGAACCTTACGAAGGAGCTAATGCGGCAGGAAAGTGTGCTGCACAGGTGTTGCAGGGAGCTATCCCTTCCGTGGTAGGAGTTGTGGACCTTCCCGGTAAACTGCTTTATGACTTCAAGCAGTTGGAATTTTTTAGAGTGAACTCGGATAAAGTGAGTGATAGTGGCATTATCATGAATGCACCGCTGATGGAGCGCTACCGTATCTGGTTTGTGCTGTTCTACTCTGTCGTGGTAGGTGCATTGGTCTTTCTTGTAATCTGGCTCTATCGTTTGAACCGTCATGAATCACGTCGTCGTATGCATGCCCAGACGCGTTTGCTGATACAGAACCGCCTGGTGGAGCAGCGTGACGAATTTGATAATATCTTCTGTTCTATCCGTGACGGACTGATAACTTACGATACGGATTTCCGTATACATTTTGTCAATCGTGCTTTGATGTTGATGCTCGAACTGGACCCTGACACTCATACGGCACGTTCTTACGAAGGGCAGATGGCGGGTTCCATCTTCCACATTTATTCAAACGGAGAAGACATCCTGCAATCACTATTGAAACAGGTGAGGACAGAGCGTCGTGTAATCCCTATTCCGGAAAAGGCTTTCATGCAGGAAGTTCATAATGGAACCTATTTTCCTGTTTCTGGTGAAATTGTGCCGATTTACTCCAAGAATAAGATGACAGGTATGGCTATTTGTTGCCGCAATATCTCAGAGGAAGAAATGCATAAACGCTTCTTCAATCTGGCTGTGGATGCAAGTTCCGTATATCCCTGGCAATATGACATACGTACGCACAGTTTCCATTTCTCAGGTGCATTGCTTGATTACTTCGGGCTTCCCGGCAAGCAGACCATCTTGCGGAAGGAATTGGAGCTTTTTATTCATTCGGATGATTTGGAAGAGGCTCGTCGACATTTCACGGCCATTTTCAAAGGCGAGGAAATGGATACCCGGATGAGTTTCCGTATGCGTAGCGGAGAAGGTAAATATGAATGGTGGGAATTCCGTAGTGCTTCTTACAATGGTCTGGATTCCGAGGCGCCTTATATGGTATTGGGTGTTTGTCAAAGTATTCAGCGTTATAAGGCTACCGAAGAAGAGTTGATAGCAGCCCGTGACAAAGCTTTGCAGGCTGATACCCTGAAGTCGGCTTTCCTTGCCAATATGAGCCATGAAATCCGTACTCCGTTGAATTCTATTGTCGGCTTCTCCGACTTGCTGAAGGACATCGAAGCATTCAGTCCTGAAGAAGTGAAACAGTTTGTGGATACGATCAATACGAACTGTACCTTATTACTGGCACTGATTAATGATATTCTCGATCTGTCCCGTATCGAGTCCGGTTCAATGGACTTCCGTTTTGCCGGATACAACCTCACGTTTGTGATGCAGCAGATCTATGACTCTCAGCGTCTGAGTATGCCTCAGGGAGTAGAACTGGTTATGAAGCTGCCCGAAGGTGAGAGTAAATCGATAGTAACGGATTCTGTCCGTCTGAAACAGGTGATTAACAACTTCATCAACAATGCCAAGAAGTTCACTACTCAAGGCTCTATCACTTTCGGTTTCCAGACAGAAGATCCGGGCTATACCGTTTTCTTTGTGGAAGATACCGGAAGCGGCATTTCAGAAGAAAACCAGCGACGCATATTTGAGCGTTTCTATAAAGTGGATAGCTTTACGCAAGGTGCCGGTCTAGGACTGAGTATCTGCCAGACTATTGTAGAGCGTTTCAGAGGGGAAATAAACGTGTCTTCTGAATTAGGAAAAGGTACACGCTTTACAGTACGTGTACCCGATTTTAATGAATAG
- a CDS encoding glycosyltransferase translates to MEALTFNTTEQALLAAVGILFLIQLLYYFCLYNRIHARSRAVKRSDIHFSQELPPLSVIIYAREEVENLRRNLPTVLKQDYPQFEVIVINDGNTDESEDYLTLQGEKYPNLYHSFVPSSSRYISRKKLAITLGIKASKYDWLVFTDANCLPESNQWLRTMARNFTSRAQIVLGYSGYERGKGWLHKRVSFDNLFTSMRYLGYALAGKPYMGIGRNMAYRKELFYAQKGFSAHLNLQRGDDDLFINKTATAENTRIETDANAVVRVQPVYRAKDWREEKISYMGTAHFYRGIQRYLSGFETTTRLLFHTAWIAALVIGILNFHWLAAGIAFLIFSLRYTLQALIINKTAKDLGEKRRYIFTLPVFDILQPMQSLRWKLYCQFRKRSDFLRR, encoded by the coding sequence ATGGAAGCATTAACATTCAATACTACAGAACAAGCATTACTTGCCGCTGTCGGTATCCTTTTCCTGATTCAACTCCTTTATTACTTTTGTCTTTATAATCGTATACATGCCCGTAGCCGTGCCGTAAAGCGAAGTGACATACATTTTTCACAGGAGTTGCCTCCTTTATCGGTCATCATCTATGCCCGCGAGGAAGTGGAAAACCTGCGCCGTAATCTGCCTACTGTGCTGAAACAGGATTACCCGCAATTCGAAGTGATCGTCATCAATGATGGCAACACGGATGAAAGCGAAGATTACCTGACCCTGCAAGGGGAAAAGTACCCGAACCTGTATCATAGCTTCGTTCCGAGTTCTTCACGCTACATCAGCCGTAAGAAGCTGGCTATAACTCTCGGAATAAAGGCAAGTAAATATGACTGGCTTGTGTTTACCGATGCAAACTGTCTGCCCGAAAGCAACCAGTGGCTGCGCACCATGGCACGTAACTTTACCTCCCGTGCACAAATCGTACTGGGATACAGCGGATACGAACGTGGGAAAGGCTGGCTTCACAAACGGGTATCTTTTGATAATCTATTTACTTCCATGCGCTATCTGGGCTATGCACTGGCGGGAAAGCCTTATATGGGCATCGGACGCAACATGGCATATCGGAAAGAGTTATTCTATGCCCAGAAAGGGTTCTCAGCACACCTGAACCTGCAACGCGGAGATGATGATTTATTCATCAACAAGACAGCTACAGCCGAGAATACGAGGATAGAGACCGATGCCAATGCAGTGGTACGCGTGCAACCCGTTTACCGTGCCAAGGACTGGCGGGAAGAGAAAATCAGCTATATGGGTACAGCACACTTCTACCGGGGTATCCAACGCTATTTATCGGGCTTTGAAACTACTACACGGTTACTATTTCATACAGCATGGATAGCCGCCCTGGTGATTGGAATACTGAATTTTCACTGGTTGGCAGCCGGCATTGCATTTCTGATATTCTCCTTGCGATACACCCTGCAAGCGCTGATTATCAATAAGACGGCAAAGGATCTCGGAGAGAAACGACGTTACATCTTTACCCTTCCGGTATTCGATATTTTGCAGCCGATGCAATCACTCCGCTGGAAGCTTTATTGCCAATTCAGAAAGAGAAGTGATTTCTTAAGAAGATGA
- the bioC gene encoding malonyl-ACP O-methyltransferase BioC has translation MDKRLIAERFARARDTYSREARVQQQVAEKMLQLLTERASPIFRRIVEFGCGTGSYSRLLLHRLQPESLLLNDLCPEMKECLADLLPQDAVQFIHGDAETLDFPEKTDLITSCSTLQWFNDPEEFFARCHRFLSEDGYLAFSTFGAENMREIRTLTGHGLDYLPIEALKELLAPHFETVYAEEEIVSLPFSTPLQVLQHLKETGVTGTEKKVWTRGRLQTFCNSYTGQFRRKDGNVTLTYHPIYIVTRKKSIKH, from the coding sequence ATGGACAAAAGACTGATTGCGGAACGATTTGCCCGTGCACGGGATACTTACTCGCGCGAAGCCCGCGTACAGCAACAGGTAGCCGAGAAAATGCTGCAACTGCTGACGGAGCGCGCTTCTCCGATCTTTCGCCGTATCGTGGAGTTCGGATGTGGTACCGGCAGCTATTCCAGGTTATTGCTGCACAGGTTGCAACCGGAAAGCCTGCTGCTGAATGATCTATGTCCGGAAATGAAAGAATGCCTCGCCGATTTGCTTCCGCAAGATGCCGTGCAGTTCATTCACGGAGATGCCGAAACACTGGACTTCCCCGAAAAGACGGATTTAATCACTTCCTGCTCTACCTTGCAATGGTTCAATGATCCGGAGGAATTCTTCGCCCGCTGTCATCGTTTCCTGTCGGAAGACGGTTATCTGGCTTTCAGTACCTTCGGTGCTGAAAATATGCGCGAAATCCGCACACTCACAGGACATGGACTTGATTATCTGCCCATAGAAGCGCTGAAAGAACTCCTTGCCCCTCATTTTGAGACTGTGTATGCTGAAGAGGAAATAGTCTCCCTCCCCTTCAGCACCCCACTCCAGGTGTTGCAACATCTGAAGGAAACCGGAGTGACAGGAACGGAAAAGAAAGTATGGACACGGGGACGGTTACAGACTTTCTGCAACAGTTATACCGGACAGTTCAGACGGAAAGACGGAAACGTCACTCTGACGTATCATCCTATTTATATCGTTACACGAAAAAAAAGTATTAAGCATTAA
- a CDS encoding pyridoxal phosphate-dependent aminotransferase, with the protein MPAISIRGTEMPASPIRKLAPLADAAKQRGVHVFHLNIGQPDLPTPQVAIDAIRNIDRKVLEYSPSAGYRSYREKLVGYYDKFNIKLTADDIIITSGGSEAVLFSFLACLNPGDEIIVPEPAYANYMAFAISAGAKIRTIATTIEEGFSLPKVEKFEELINERTRAILICNPNNPTGYLYTRREMNQIRDLVKKYDLFLFSDEVYREFIYTGSPYISACHLEGIEDNVVLIDSVSKRYSECGIRIGALITKNAEIRSAVMKFCQARLSPPLIGQIAAEASLDADEDYLRDTYDEYVERRKCLIDGLNRIPGVYSPIPMGAFYTVAKLPVDDSDKFCAWCLSDFEYEGQTVFMAPASGFYTTPGSGRNEVRIAYVLKKEDLTRALFVLSKALETYPGRTE; encoded by the coding sequence ATGCCAGCAATATCTATTCGCGGAACGGAGATGCCCGCGTCTCCTATCAGAAAACTGGCTCCTCTGGCTGACGCAGCCAAGCAAAGGGGAGTGCACGTATTCCACTTGAACATCGGACAACCCGATTTGCCCACACCGCAAGTCGCGATTGATGCAATACGCAATATCGACCGGAAAGTTCTGGAATATAGTCCCAGTGCAGGATATCGCAGCTACCGTGAAAAACTGGTGGGCTATTATGATAAGTTCAACATCAAACTGACGGCAGACGATATCATCATTACGTCCGGTGGTTCGGAGGCGGTATTGTTCTCCTTCCTGGCGTGCCTCAATCCGGGTGACGAGATTATTGTTCCCGAACCGGCTTACGCTAACTATATGGCGTTTGCTATCTCTGCCGGTGCCAAAATACGCACCATTGCCACTACGATAGAAGAAGGCTTTTCGCTCCCTAAAGTAGAAAAGTTTGAAGAATTGATTAATGAGCGCACCAGGGCTATCCTGATCTGTAATCCTAATAATCCTACAGGTTATCTTTATACCCGTCGCGAAATGAACCAGATACGTGACCTGGTGAAGAAATACGATTTGTTCCTCTTCTCCGATGAGGTGTATCGTGAGTTTATTTATACGGGTTCTCCTTATATCTCTGCCTGCCATCTGGAAGGTATCGAAGACAATGTGGTGTTGATTGACTCCGTATCCAAGCGCTACTCGGAGTGTGGTATCCGTATCGGTGCTTTGATTACGAAGAATGCGGAAATCCGCAGTGCCGTAATGAAGTTCTGCCAGGCACGTCTCAGCCCTCCGTTGATTGGTCAGATTGCTGCCGAAGCTTCTCTGGATGCCGATGAGGATTACCTGCGCGATACGTATGATGAATATGTAGAACGTCGTAAGTGCCTGATAGACGGACTGAACCGTATCCCTGGTGTGTATTCGCCTATTCCTATGGGAGCATTCTATACAGTGGCGAAACTTCCGGTGGACGACTCTGATAAATTCTGTGCCTGGTGCCTTTCCGACTTTGAGTATGAGGGACAAACCGTATTCATGGCACCAGCTTCCGGCTTCTATACCACTCCCGGTTCCGGTCGGAATGAAGTGCGTATAGCCTATGTGCTGAAGAAGGAAGACCTGACCCGTGCGCTTTTTGTGCTTTCAAAGGCATTGGAGACATATCCGGGAAGAACGGAATAG